From the genome of Branchiostoma lanceolatum isolate klBraLanc5 chromosome 11, klBraLanc5.hap2, whole genome shotgun sequence:
TGTATTTAGTtgctgaacaacaacaaaagcttTCTAACGTGACATATGCATGATGCTGATTATGAATTTCGTACAGCAGAAAGCCGCTTCTGCCGTTGTTGTCTCCTGTGCGGTGTATGACTCTCGAACCCCCTGAATACACGTACACATCCCAGTGCGAGAAGAACTCCAACAGCTCTCCCTTCTTACAATGTGACTCTTCAAGGATCCCGAACTGTTCAAGGATCCCAAACTCGTTGAGGATTACTCCTCAAACATCCCTAGCTTCTCAGTGAACTTCTTAATGAACCCCAACGCTACCTAAGGATGTCTAACTTCTCAACAATCCCTAACTTCTTTAAGTTCTTAAGTATCCCTAAGGCCATAAGAATCCCTAACCCCTTAAAATCCTAACTCCCTAAGGATCCCTAACTCCTTAAAGATGTCCTGCTTCTTAAGAAACACCATCTCTAGTGAAAGGATCTAAGTTAATGGATTCCTAACTCCTCGAAGATCCGTAACTCCTGAGGATCCCTAACTCACCAAGGATCACTAACTCCTTATATATTATTTCAGGGCGTGTTGTCCTCTGTCTTTATTTCTATGAAAGGAGCCGTACGTAGCGAACATTGTGGATTTTAATGTTCAGATCAGTAGTAAACACTCATGAGCTTTGACTTATTGTACTATTCAATTATCAGTAGTCAATATAGAAATTAATACAACCGGTATTCGATCGATAACACACCACACAACTATTATGGAGACTGAAAGAGCTGTGGAAAGCATCAATTTTCGCCAATCCATACATTTATTGTTAGATGATAcgaacaagaataaacaaggttacataccagggggggcccaaaatcgaccatgactttcggcttcccaacacctgcccacacacCCAATGTTATTGTATTCCATcaagagttatgctgactacagtagtccggaaacaaaaacaaacacataacacaaaacaacaactatatctccatttttcatggagaaatgGTTCACCAAAGGCATACCGTCATTCATCGGGCATGAGACGTGCTAAGCAAGCATTTGGAGAGTTATAGTCATCAATTTGGAGTACTGCTAAAGATAAAGAGTATGTAATTTTCTTGACTCCTACTACTACAAATGCACAAAGTATACAGAGAATATGCTTGTAGgctttttgaaacttttgagaTTTTCCATGAATAAAAAGCAACCCTTTAGCTAATTGTATGACATCTTGGAGCCAATGGAAGTCGTTGTCAGCAGCGTACCGAGAGCGACACCAACACCAACGAGAGGCCCGGCACCAGTCAACAGACCTGTAGTGGTGAGAGCAGTGCTGACGGACCCGGCCATAATTGCCTGTAAAGTTGGGGACAAGGAAACATCAGTGAAGATGCTCTAAATGAGTGGTTCATTAACAGGGGAAGTATGTTACAGAACTGATGGTCAGGCTAGTGAAAAGTAAAAACGTTTTGTGTGCATCATTTACCTGGTCACTTTGGGCCACGCCGTACCGGCACCAGGTGGCGAAGTGCTCGCAGTTATTCATCATCGTGCTGTAGCCGACCTCTCCCAGCTTAGACCGCGCCCTCTTCACGATCTTCTTTCTTGGCAACGGAGCCCAGCCCATGAACCATGAATCCAAGCGGTTATTGATCTCGACCAAGCTGTTTCCAACAACGCTCCAGAACCAGTCTTCTTTGACCTGAAAACCAAGGGTGATTTTTCATGTAAGCCATACCTGATATCTTCGTACCATGTACAAAGACTGCTTTTTGTGCCTCGGAGAACCCCAGTCATTtgtcacaacaacaaaatttccaATGAAACCACCTTCTTTTAAGAAGGTAAAACACAAGAGGCAAGACTAACGGGGTGGGGTTGGGGTTGATAGCGTTACAGTAATAGGACGACTTACCTTCACCGTGCCGTTGTCCTCTGTACGATGGATGACCATCTCGTCTCCCACGTACACACCCCAGTGAGAGTAACTTATCCTGTAAAACTCCAACAGGTCTCCCTCTTTACACCTGGACAATACGTCATCGTTAAAGCGCCGTTTCCCATCAGAATTGAGAAAAGTGCCGTAAACAGAAAACCGAAAACTACTCATAAGCACACTGGCCATTTTCGATTGCTTTGAGTGTACTTGTACGACGAAGTCAAACCCGAAGTGAAACCAAACGTGTTGCAGAATGCAGGTCTATTGTCCGACGGATGAGTCATCTCTGTGGTTTCCAGACGATACCATTTTCAATCAGAGATTCATACTTGTAGTGTTGTTGCTTTGTCTGCTTTTTGTAGCACAGAAAAATGTTCTATGCTGCTACGTTGCAGTGGCTTATTTCAGCCTACTAGGTTAATTCCTTCttaaagttttctttatttcgATCTATAAAATATGGCCCGTAAGTTACTCTCATCACCCATGTGGATAGTTCCAAGCAGCACCTAGCGGCAACTATTGTCCCATGGGAA
Proteins encoded in this window:
- the LOC136445078 gene encoding phospholipase A and acyltransferase 3-like; this encodes MASVLMSSFRFSVYGTFLNSDGKRRFNDDVLSRCKEGDLLEFYRISYSHWGVYVGDEMVIHRTEDNGTVKVKEDWFWSVVGNSLVEINNRLDSWFMGWAPLPRKKIVKRARSKLGEVGYSTMMNNCEHFATWCRYGVAQSDQVNDAIMAGSVSTALTTTGLLTGAGPLVGVGVALGTLLTTTSIGSKMSYN